A part of Kwoniella dejecticola CBS 10117 chromosome 5, complete sequence genomic DNA contains:
- a CDS encoding S-methyl-5'-thioadenosine phosphorylase, which yields MSFGQLEPNEKVLVGCIGGSGLYHLDNLTFVKKLDITTPWGKPSSPITISSLPSGALIAFISRHGAHHTITPTEVPGRANIAALKHIGVEAIVAFSAVGSLREEIAPGHFIIPDQIIDRTKGIREDTFFRGEGVVVHSMFGEPFSKKLSEFVAPKVQKILSEAEGEVKVHTGKTVVCMEGPAFSTRAESLMYRQWGGDIINMSVIPEAKLAREAELDYTLICTSTDFDAWRVGEAPVTVEEVIKTLHTNAGNSRAVAAGILQDVHDVVAEGKVLNEIKGSMKYACITRLESQPEAARKKFAYILPYFADEQ from the exons atgtctttcgGTCAATTGGAACCTAATGAAAAAG TCCTTGTTGGATGTATTGGTGGATCGGGGTTGTACCACCTCGACAACTTGACTTTCGT TAAAAAGCTCGATATCACTACACCATGGGGCAAACCCTCCTCGCCCATAAccatctcctccctcccCTCTGGCGCCTTGATCGCATTCATCTCGCGTCACGGGGCGCACCACACGATCACCCCCACCGAGGTCCCCGGGCGGGCTAATATCGCTGCGCTGAAACATATCGGCGTAGAAGCCATCGTCGCTTTCTCAGCCGTCGGTTCCCTCAGAGAAGAGATCGCTCCTGggcatttcatcattcccgaccagatcatcgacaGGACGAAAGGCATTAGAGAAGATACGTTCTTCCGGGGTGAAGGTGTGGTAGTACACTCGATGTTCGGGGAACCGTTCTCCAAGAAACTCTCGGAATTTGTCGCTCCCAAAGTCCAGAAGATCCTTAGTGAGGCCGAGGGCGAGGTGAAGGTACATACTGGGAAGACTGTTGTTTgtatggaag GCCCCGCTTTCTCGACCAGAGCCGAATCGCTCATGTACAGACAATGGGGAGgagacatcatcaacatgtCGGTCATCCCAGAAGCCAAACTTGCTAGAGAAGCTGAGCTCGA CTACACCCTTATCTGCACTTCCACCGACTTCGACGCCTGGCGAGTCGGAGAAGCCCCCGTCACCGTAGAAGAGGTAATCAAGACTCTGCATACCAACGCCGGCAACTCTCGAGCCGTTGCAGCCGGCATCCTTCAAGACGTGCACGATGTTGTCGCCGAGGGTAAAGTCTTGAATGAGATTAAAGGATCTATGAAATACGCCTGTATCACTCGATTAGAG TCTCAACCTGAAGCTGCCCGAAAGAAGTTCGCCTACATCTTGCCTTATTTCGCGGACGAACAATAG